The proteins below are encoded in one region of Oncorhynchus masou masou isolate Uvic2021 chromosome 15, UVic_Omas_1.1, whole genome shotgun sequence:
- the LOC135556181 gene encoding adenylate kinase 4, mitochondrial-like isoform X2 → MTRLLLPRLEEMTRHSWLMDGFPRTLAQAKALNSTCDLDLVISLNIPYETLKERLSDRWIHPASGRVYNMGFNPPHVQGRDDISGEPLIQHDDDKPEALVARLRHYKDVAKPIIDLYKSKGILHTFSGTETDRIWPYINSLLSTKIPSTSQTDTQRIPMP, encoded by the exons ATGACCCGGCTCCTACTTCCCAGGCTGGAGGAGATGACTCGCCACAGTTGGCTGATGGATg GGTTTCCCCGTACCCTGGCCCAGGCCAAGGCTCTGAACAGTACCTGTGACCTGGACCTGGTCATCAGCCTCAACATTCCCTATGAGACCCTGAAGGAGAGGCTGAGTGACCGCTGGATCCACCCAGCCAGCGGCAGGGTCTACAACATGGGCTTCAACCCTCCACACGTACAA GGCAGGGATGATATCAGCGGGGAGCCTTTGATCCAGCATGATGATGACAAACCAGAGGCTCTAGTGGCCAGACTGAGGCATTACAAGGACGTGGCCAAGCCCATCATAGACCTGTATAA GTCAAAGGGCATCCTGCACACTTTCtcaggcacagagacagacaggatctGGCCTTACATCAACTCTCTCCTCAGCACCAAGATCCCCAGcacatcacagacagacacacaacgcATCCCAATGCCCTGA
- the LOC135556181 gene encoding adenylate kinase 4, mitochondrial-like isoform X1: MAKLFRAVIMGPPGSGKGTISERVAQRFGLARLSSGDFVRENIAANTDAGVLAKTYIERGLLVPDHVMTRLLLPRLEEMTRHSWLMDGFPRTLAQAKALNSTCDLDLVISLNIPYETLKERLSDRWIHPASGRVYNMGFNPPHVQGRDDISGEPLIQHDDDKPEALVARLRHYKDVAKPIIDLYKSKGILHTFSGTETDRIWPYINSLLSTKIPSTSQTDTQRIPMP, from the exons ATGGCCAAACTGTTCCGAGCGGTGATCATGGGTCCACCAGGCTCGGGAAAGGGGACCATATCCGAGAGAGTTGCTCAAAGATTTGGCCTAGCACGTCTGTCCAGTGGCGACTTTGTTCGGGAGAATATAGCTGCGAATACAG acGCTGGTGTTCTGGCTAAGACCTACATAGAGAGGGGTCTGCTGGTGCCGGACCATGTGATGACCCGGCTCCTACTTCCCAGGCTGGAGGAGATGACTCGCCACAGTTGGCTGATGGATg GGTTTCCCCGTACCCTGGCCCAGGCCAAGGCTCTGAACAGTACCTGTGACCTGGACCTGGTCATCAGCCTCAACATTCCCTATGAGACCCTGAAGGAGAGGCTGAGTGACCGCTGGATCCACCCAGCCAGCGGCAGGGTCTACAACATGGGCTTCAACCCTCCACACGTACAA GGCAGGGATGATATCAGCGGGGAGCCTTTGATCCAGCATGATGATGACAAACCAGAGGCTCTAGTGGCCAGACTGAGGCATTACAAGGACGTGGCCAAGCCCATCATAGACCTGTATAA GTCAAAGGGCATCCTGCACACTTTCtcaggcacagagacagacaggatctGGCCTTACATCAACTCTCTCCTCAGCACCAAGATCCCCAGcacatcacagacagacacacaacgcATCCCAATGCCCTGA